One Kineococcus radiotolerans SRS30216 = ATCC BAA-149 DNA window includes the following coding sequences:
- the orn gene encoding oligoribonuclease: MSNDKVTDRIVWIDCEMTGLSLTEDALVEVAVLVTDADLNVLGDGVDVVIKPPAESLVDMDRVVVDMHTASGLLAEIPDGRTLEEAERIVLDYVKQWVPEPRKAPLAGSSVHTDRAFLARDMVQLTDHLHYRLIDVSSLKELAKRWFPRVYFHTPRKHGGHRALADIRESIQELKYYREVLFVPDPGPDSDTAKAAGAKYELKPEA, from the coding sequence GTGAGCAACGACAAGGTCACCGATCGCATCGTCTGGATCGACTGCGAGATGACCGGGCTGAGCCTGACCGAGGACGCGCTCGTCGAGGTCGCGGTGCTCGTCACCGACGCCGACCTCAACGTCCTCGGCGACGGGGTCGACGTGGTCATCAAGCCGCCGGCGGAGTCGCTGGTGGACATGGACCGCGTCGTCGTCGACATGCACACCGCCTCGGGGCTGCTGGCGGAGATCCCGGACGGCCGCACCCTGGAGGAGGCCGAGCGGATCGTCCTCGACTACGTGAAGCAGTGGGTGCCCGAGCCCCGCAAGGCCCCGCTGGCGGGGAGCTCGGTCCACACCGACCGCGCCTTCCTGGCCCGGGACATGGTGCAGCTCACCGACCACCTGCACTACCGCCTCATCGACGTGTCCTCGCTGAAGGAGCTGGCCAAGCGCTGGTTCCCGCGGGTCTACTTCCACACCCCCCGCAAGCACGGCGGCCACCGCGCGCTCGCGGACATCCGGGAGAGCATCCAGGAGCTGAAGTACTACCGCGAGGTGCTGTTCGTGCCGGACCCCGGTCCGGACTCCGACACGGCCAAGGCCGCGGGCGCGAAGTACGAGCTCAAGCCCGAGGCCTGA
- a CDS encoding PrsW family intramembrane metalloprotease — protein MSPQRPRASALLPLTVVVLVVCGVLSLTAVTMEVGWGGVLPGLALAAVPVGPVLATVLWLDRHEAEPPHLLAFAFGWGACVASLGALVLNTGVSRLLDRAVGDVTNTSVLVAPVVEETLKGLGVLLLLLRQRRQFDGVVDGIVYAAFVGVGFAYLENVLYLGRALGDGHPSSLVAVFVLRCLVSPFAHPLFTMAVGVGLGIAARHRRPLHRAGAPLLGLAVAVVLHALWNASAGSGAATFVETFLLLQVPVFAAAVAVALAARAREARLIGRHLQVYVRTGWLGEGEVEMLASGRLRRQARSAAAGPGGRTAVRAVREFQETATELAFRRDRVRRGTSRPAPEEELELLQRLAAQRASVLGLLPRAGGG, from the coding sequence ATGTCGCCGCAGCGCCCCCGCGCGTCGGCGCTGCTCCCCCTGACCGTCGTGGTCCTCGTCGTCTGCGGGGTGCTCAGCCTCACCGCGGTGACCATGGAGGTCGGCTGGGGCGGGGTGCTGCCCGGCCTCGCGCTGGCCGCGGTGCCCGTCGGGCCGGTGCTCGCCACCGTCCTGTGGCTGGACCGCCACGAGGCGGAGCCGCCGCACCTGCTCGCCTTCGCCTTCGGGTGGGGGGCCTGCGTGGCGAGCCTGGGCGCGCTGGTGCTCAACACCGGGGTCTCGCGGCTGCTCGACCGGGCCGTGGGGGACGTCACCAACACCTCCGTCCTCGTCGCCCCCGTGGTCGAGGAGACGCTCAAGGGCCTCGGGGTGCTCCTGCTGCTGCTGCGGCAGCGCCGCCAGTTCGACGGCGTCGTCGACGGCATCGTCTACGCCGCCTTCGTCGGCGTCGGGTTCGCCTACCTGGAGAACGTCCTCTACCTCGGCCGCGCCCTGGGCGACGGCCACCCCTCCTCCCTGGTGGCGGTCTTCGTCCTGCGCTGCCTCGTCTCCCCGTTCGCGCACCCGCTGTTCACGATGGCCGTGGGGGTGGGGCTGGGGATCGCGGCCCGCCACCGCCGGCCCCTGCACCGGGCGGGGGCGCCCCTGCTCGGTCTCGCCGTCGCCGTGGTCCTGCACGCGCTGTGGAACGCCAGCGCCGGGTCGGGGGCGGCGACCTTCGTGGAGACGTTCCTGCTGCTGCAGGTCCCCGTCTTCGCCGCGGCCGTCGCGGTGGCGCTCGCCGCCCGGGCCCGCGAGGCGCGGCTCATCGGGCGCCACCTGCAGGTGTACGTCCGCACGGGCTGGCTGGGCGAGGGCGAGGTCGAGATGCTCGCCTCCGGCCGGCTGCGGCGCCAGGCCCGGTCGGCGGCCGCGGGCCCCGGGGGGCGCACGGCGGTGCGGGCGGTGCGGGAGTTCCAGGAGACCGCCACCGAGCTCGCGTTCCGCCGGGACCGGGTGCGGCGGGGGACGAGCCGGCCCGCGCCGGAGGAGGAGCTGGAGCTGCTGCAGCGCCTCGCCGCGCAGCGGGCCTCGGTGCTGGGGCTGCTGCCGCGGGCCGGGGGCGGGTAG
- a CDS encoding malate:quinone oxidoreductase has protein sequence MSSVPASNRYDAVLIGGGVMSATLATMLAELEPDWKVLVLEKLDTVGAESSDMWNNAGTGHSALCELNYTPATPDGGVDIGKAVAINEQFQLSRQFWAHLVEEGVLPDPGNFINSVPHMSFVRGGDVEFLRARYEALSRHPLFAGMEWSEDRAAIGEWAPLLMAGRAAGERVAATRAQAGTDVDFGSLTKQMLAGAAKNGVELLTGHTVKDLRRRGSGWTVVGESTGASGGSFQVATPFVFVGSGGGALHLLQRSGIPEGQGFGGFPVSGQWLRCTNEEVVERHAAKVYGQAEVGAPPMSVPHLDTRFDHGRRALMFGPYAGFSPKFLKQGSLLDLPLSVRPHNLLPMLAVARDNVSLMTYLGKQIVQSTDQRLEALRVFYPDARSDDWELLTAGQRVQVIKKGPRGGVLQFGTELVHAGDGSVAALLGASPGASTAVEVMLRLLRQCFPAHQELWRERLTAMVPSYGTKLSEDTDLLTATLARTSDVLRLAA, from the coding sequence GTGAGCTCCGTGCCCGCATCGAACCGCTACGACGCCGTTCTCATCGGGGGCGGCGTGATGAGCGCCACGCTGGCGACGATGCTGGCCGAGCTCGAGCCGGACTGGAAGGTCCTGGTCCTGGAGAAGCTCGACACCGTGGGCGCCGAGAGCTCCGACATGTGGAACAACGCCGGCACCGGCCACTCGGCCCTGTGCGAGCTCAACTACACCCCGGCCACCCCCGACGGCGGGGTCGACATCGGCAAGGCCGTCGCCATCAACGAGCAGTTCCAGCTGTCGCGGCAGTTCTGGGCGCACCTCGTCGAGGAGGGCGTCCTGCCCGACCCGGGGAACTTCATCAACTCCGTCCCGCACATGAGCTTCGTCCGCGGCGGGGACGTCGAGTTCCTCCGCGCCCGCTACGAGGCCCTCAGCCGCCACCCGCTGTTCGCGGGGATGGAGTGGTCCGAGGACCGGGCCGCGATCGGGGAGTGGGCGCCGCTGCTCATGGCCGGGCGCGCGGCGGGGGAGCGGGTCGCCGCCACCCGCGCGCAGGCGGGGACCGACGTCGACTTCGGGTCCCTGACCAAGCAGATGCTGGCCGGCGCCGCGAAGAACGGGGTCGAGCTCCTCACCGGGCACACCGTCAAGGACCTGCGCCGTCGCGGGTCGGGGTGGACCGTCGTCGGCGAGAGCACCGGCGCCTCCGGGGGCAGCTTCCAGGTGGCGACGCCGTTCGTGTTCGTCGGCTCCGGGGGCGGGGCGCTGCACCTGCTGCAGCGCAGCGGCATCCCCGAGGGCCAGGGCTTCGGCGGGTTCCCCGTCAGCGGGCAGTGGCTGCGCTGCACGAACGAGGAGGTCGTGGAGCGCCACGCGGCGAAGGTCTACGGGCAGGCCGAGGTCGGCGCCCCGCCGATGTCGGTCCCGCACCTGGACACCCGCTTCGACCACGGCCGCCGGGCGCTGATGTTCGGGCCCTACGCGGGGTTCTCGCCCAAGTTCCTCAAGCAGGGGTCGCTGCTGGACCTGCCCCTGTCGGTGCGTCCGCACAACCTGCTGCCCATGCTGGCCGTGGCCCGCGACAACGTCTCGCTCATGACCTACCTGGGCAAGCAGATCGTGCAGTCCACCGACCAGCGCCTGGAGGCGCTGCGGGTGTTCTACCCCGACGCCCGGAGCGACGACTGGGAGCTGCTCACGGCCGGCCAGCGGGTCCAGGTGATCAAGAAGGGCCCCCGGGGCGGGGTGCTGCAGTTCGGCACCGAGCTCGTGCACGCCGGGGACGGGTCGGTCGCGGCGCTGCTGGGGGCCTCCCCGGGAGCCTCCACCGCCGTCGAGGTCATGCTGCGGCTGCTGCGGCAGTGCTTCCCCGCCCACCAGGAGCTGTGGCGCGAGCGCCTCACCGCGATGGTGCCCTCCTACGGCACGAAGCTGTCCGAGGACACCGACCTGCTCACCGCGACGCTGGCGCGCACCAGCGACGTCCTCCGGCTCGCCGCCTGA
- a CDS encoding PPOX class F420-dependent oxidoreductase, translating to MSEPPLPDDVAALFARPNPAVMGTIHPDGHPVTVATWYLYEDGQLLLNLDAGRARLRHLRANPQVSLTALAEGDWYTHVSVQGRVTEIRDDPGLADIDRVSTHYTGGPYPNRDRPRVTVLVEIERWHGWGAAGKD from the coding sequence GTGTCCGAGCCCCCGCTGCCCGACGACGTCGCCGCGCTGTTCGCCCGCCCCAACCCGGCGGTCATGGGCACGATCCACCCCGACGGGCACCCGGTGACGGTGGCCACCTGGTACCTCTACGAGGACGGGCAGCTGCTGCTCAACCTCGACGCGGGCCGGGCCCGCCTGCGGCACCTGCGGGCGAACCCGCAGGTCTCGCTGACCGCGCTCGCCGAGGGCGACTGGTACACCCACGTCAGCGTGCAGGGGCGGGTCACCGAGATCCGCGACGACCCCGGCCTCGCCGACATCGACCGCGTCTCGACCCACTACACCGGCGGCCCCTACCCGAACCGGGACCGTCCCCGGGTGACCGTCCTCGTGGAGATCGAGCGCTGGCACGGCTGGGGCGCGGCCGGGAAGGACTGA
- a CDS encoding methylated-DNA--[protein]-cysteine S-methyltransferase: MRWSVLPSPLGELTVARTGAGLAGIWFADHRGGVSETLTTRDDTAFDDVAAQLAEYFAGSRRTFDLPLDPRGDVFARSVWDALREIPHGSTATYGDIARRLGGIGHAQAVGVANGRNPLSVVVPCHRVVGRDGALVGYAGGLWRKRFLLSLEEPAAAEGGRLF, from the coding sequence GTGCGCTGGAGCGTGCTGCCGTCACCGCTGGGCGAGCTCACCGTCGCCCGCACCGGGGCGGGACTGGCCGGGATCTGGTTCGCCGACCACCGCGGCGGGGTGAGCGAGACCCTCACCACCCGCGACGACACCGCCTTCGACGACGTCGCCGCCCAGCTCGCGGAGTACTTCGCCGGGTCCCGCCGCACCTTCGACCTGCCGCTGGACCCCCGCGGGGACGTGTTCGCCCGGTCGGTGTGGGACGCCCTGCGGGAGATCCCCCACGGCAGCACGGCGACCTACGGCGACATCGCCCGCCGCCTCGGCGGGATCGGGCACGCCCAGGCCGTCGGCGTCGCCAACGGCCGCAACCCGCTCTCCGTCGTCGTGCCCTGCCACCGCGTCGTGGGGCGCGACGGGGCCCTCGTCGGCTACGCGGGCGGGCTGTGGCGCAAGCGGTTCCTGCTCAGCCTGGAGGAGCCCGCGGCGGCCGAGGGGGGACGCCTCTTCTGA
- a CDS encoding low molecular weight protein-tyrosine-phosphatase, with the protein MSTDPLRIMTVCTGNICRSPMAEVVLRERLASAGLADRVVVDSSGISDEEEGNPIDRRAASVLREHGYEVPAHRAHRATAEEIGQRDLLLAMTSRHARWLRTQAPDEASAGRVAMYRSFDPAAPGLDARDGGGVDESDLDIEDPWYGDRTDFERTLEQVEAAADAVVAHVRERLDGAGRAPGTSSRS; encoded by the coding sequence GTGAGTACCGATCCGCTGCGCATCATGACCGTCTGCACCGGCAACATCTGCCGCTCCCCGATGGCGGAGGTGGTGCTGCGCGAGCGCCTGGCCTCGGCCGGTCTCGCCGACCGCGTCGTCGTGGACTCCTCCGGGATCTCCGACGAGGAGGAGGGCAACCCGATCGACCGGCGCGCGGCGTCGGTGCTGCGCGAGCACGGCTACGAGGTGCCCGCGCACCGCGCCCACCGGGCCACCGCGGAGGAGATCGGGCAGCGGGACCTGCTGCTGGCCATGACCTCCCGGCACGCCCGCTGGCTGCGCACCCAGGCCCCCGACGAGGCCAGCGCCGGGCGGGTGGCGATGTACCGGTCTTTCGACCCCGCCGCCCCCGGCCTCGACGCGCGGGACGGAGGAGGGGTCGACGAGTCCGACCTCGACATCGAGGACCCCTGGTACGGCGACCGCACCGACTTCGAGCGGACCCTGGAGCAGGTCGAGGCCGCCGCCGACGCCGTCGTGGCCCACGTGCGGGAGCGGCTGGACGGGGCGGGGCGCGCCCCCGGGACCTCCTCGCGCTCCTAG
- a CDS encoding immune inhibitor A domain-containing protein, whose product MGFDPSRGGRLALAALSVTALAVPATAAAAAAAPASSAAPAASDVRLLDGDYKGGALLPLAETTTAEVGAEARSTLSAQRPRPGGKLRVGDRRDWPSLIDGGVTPEGEVIGSAIDVRGYTLRGLGDHIEVWVADDLGFPDGDCRNSLSGGALTTVTRKQAQSFADEFDDNVLPMESEAFSVAPDRDGSEAVFADLFPEGTYPADTWEGEGDRTVALIDNVRDQNYYDPTNENGRTYIAGFFFSTFNELLDRNVMTIDGFDWLHRTGTNPPDDSEDADYQACAEFLGRPGLGEASPRTYEGTFAHEYQHLLQYYADPDEVNWVNEGLSDWAQTLVGYVDPTIPLDDPAADNHLATFYGWNPQQSFGGPEQSVTQWGDQGDPETLADYGAVYAFMLYLFDHFGGDAFMSQLHDEPENGLVGLQRVLDRTGHRVQAQDVLHDFLAANAVDAAIDAGAKVKRGNAGKLTTASLSAKVNWDTPQAYDSPGAPVNGADYVRLRNLDGYLSDGFVDFVGAKNYPTTPVEWTVEDGALVSGSGDNLDRAVVRTVDVPAADPTITLDLELDTEEGYDYFYVQAHDPATGTWVNLPTEGADETTGGLSGTFSGERTWDASAFAGRSVDLALRYVTDGGVSNPGVVVRSVRVGGVELPGVADLSTWKSLTQAHPVPVAGWTVQLVGYDAGRASVVKLPTVSTPWGWKTVAPVSLVLGFKPEVAAVIVTADDPTETAPAYAPYQLFANGVLQPGGGSGA is encoded by the coding sequence ATGGGTTTCGACCCTTCGCGCGGGGGCCGGCTGGCCCTGGCCGCGCTGTCGGTGACGGCGCTCGCCGTCCCGGCGACGGCGGCCGCCGCGGCCGCCGCACCGGCGTCGTCCGCGGCCCCCGCCGCGTCCGACGTCCGTCTGCTCGACGGCGACTACAAGGGCGGGGCGCTGCTGCCCCTCGCCGAGACGACCACCGCGGAGGTGGGCGCCGAGGCCCGCTCCACGCTCTCCGCCCAGCGGCCCCGTCCCGGCGGGAAGCTGCGCGTCGGTGACCGCCGGGACTGGCCCTCGCTCATCGACGGCGGGGTCACCCCCGAGGGCGAGGTGATCGGCTCCGCCATCGACGTGCGCGGGTACACCCTGCGCGGGCTCGGCGACCACATCGAGGTCTGGGTCGCCGACGACCTCGGCTTCCCCGACGGCGACTGCCGCAACAGCCTCTCCGGGGGGGCGCTGACCACCGTCACCCGCAAGCAGGCCCAGAGCTTCGCCGACGAGTTCGACGACAACGTGCTCCCGATGGAGTCCGAGGCGTTCTCCGTCGCCCCCGACCGCGACGGGTCCGAGGCGGTGTTCGCCGACCTGTTCCCCGAAGGGACCTACCCCGCCGACACCTGGGAGGGCGAGGGCGACCGCACCGTCGCCCTCATCGACAACGTCCGGGACCAGAACTACTACGACCCGACGAACGAGAACGGCCGCACCTACATCGCCGGCTTCTTCTTCTCGACCTTCAACGAGCTGCTCGACCGCAACGTCATGACCATCGACGGGTTCGACTGGTTGCACCGCACGGGCACCAACCCCCCGGACGACTCCGAGGACGCCGACTACCAGGCGTGCGCGGAGTTCCTGGGCCGTCCCGGCCTCGGCGAGGCCAGCCCCCGCACCTACGAGGGCACCTTCGCCCACGAGTACCAGCACCTCCTGCAGTACTACGCCGACCCCGACGAGGTGAACTGGGTCAACGAGGGCCTCTCCGACTGGGCGCAGACCCTCGTCGGCTACGTCGACCCCACCATCCCGCTCGACGACCCCGCCGCCGACAACCACCTGGCGACGTTCTACGGCTGGAACCCGCAGCAGAGCTTCGGCGGACCGGAGCAGTCCGTCACCCAGTGGGGCGACCAGGGCGACCCGGAGACCCTCGCCGACTACGGCGCCGTCTACGCGTTCATGCTCTACCTCTTCGACCACTTCGGTGGCGACGCGTTCATGAGCCAGCTGCACGACGAACCCGAGAACGGGCTGGTCGGGCTGCAGCGGGTGCTGGACCGGACCGGACACCGCGTGCAGGCGCAGGACGTCCTGCACGACTTCCTGGCCGCGAACGCCGTCGACGCGGCCATCGATGCGGGTGCGAAGGTCAAGCGCGGGAACGCGGGGAAGCTCACGACCGCGTCGCTGTCGGCGAAGGTCAACTGGGACACCCCGCAGGCCTACGACTCGCCCGGTGCCCCCGTCAACGGGGCCGACTACGTCCGGCTGCGCAACCTCGACGGGTACCTCTCCGACGGGTTCGTCGACTTCGTCGGGGCGAAGAACTACCCCACGACCCCGGTCGAGTGGACCGTCGAGGACGGCGCCCTCGTCTCCGGCAGCGGCGACAACCTCGACCGCGCGGTCGTGCGGACCGTGGACGTCCCGGCCGCCGACCCGACCATCACCCTCGACCTCGAGCTGGACACCGAGGAGGGCTACGACTACTTCTACGTCCAGGCCCACGACCCGGCCACGGGCACGTGGGTGAACCTGCCCACCGAGGGGGCCGACGAGACCACCGGCGGTCTGTCCGGGACGTTCTCCGGTGAGCGGACCTGGGACGCCTCGGCCTTCGCGGGCCGCAGCGTCGACCTCGCCCTGCGCTACGTCACCGACGGCGGGGTCTCGAACCCCGGGGTCGTCGTGCGGTCGGTGCGCGTCGGCGGCGTCGAACTGCCGGGCGTCGCGGACCTGTCGACCTGGAAGTCCCTCACCCAGGCGCACCCCGTACCGGTCGCCGGCTGGACCGTGCAGCTCGTCGGCTACGACGCCGGGCGCGCCTCCGTCGTGAAGCTGCCGACCGTGTCCACGCCCTGGGGCTGGAAGACCGTCGCCCCGGTCTCCCTCGTCCTGGGCTTCAAGCCGGAGGTCGCCGCGGTGATCGTGACCGCCGACGACCCGACCGAGACGGCGCCCGCGTACGCGCCGTACCAGCTGTTCGCCAACGGGGTCCTGCAGCCCGGCGGTGGCTCGGGCGCCTGA
- a CDS encoding sodium:solute symporter family protein: protein MSAALATAVAAEPTLRIDAHLVDYLLVGFYFLVVLGIGLIARRNVSSSLDFLLSGRSLPAWVTGLAFVSANLGATELLGQAANGAQFGEQAFHYYWIGAIPAMVFLALVMMPFYYGSKVRSVPEFLGRRFDAKTQRLQGLLFAIASVLLAGVNLYAMAIVVNALLGWPTWLAIVVAGVIVLAYTFLGGLSAAIYNEVLQFFVIVVTMVPITIVGLHRVGGWDGLVGRLTDQGSENMLQAFPAQDLTGIGSAIGSTFGVVLGLGFVTSFGYWTTNFTEVQRAFSARNAAAAQRTPLIAAIPKVLIALVIIIPGMIAAVLIPGIESLKKGLPSDVTYNDAVPLLLRELLPNGFLGVALAGLLAAFMAGMAANVSSFNTVFTYDLWQDWLRPGRDDRYYLNVGRTVTVVGTVLAIGTAFIAAGFTNIMDYIQTLFSFFNVPLFAVFAFGLFWKKLTGTGGFWGLLSGTLSAVLVFVLNQVGVLDLSGQGSSFLGGGVATVVAVLVGWLISRAGTPKPEADLAGLVWSLTPASVRAVPREAGWYRSPTVLSVIVLVLAVGGYVLFAIV, encoded by the coding sequence GTGAGCGCCGCCCTCGCCACCGCCGTGGCCGCCGAGCCGACGCTGCGCATCGACGCCCACCTCGTCGACTACCTGCTGGTCGGCTTCTACTTCCTCGTGGTGCTCGGCATCGGCCTCATCGCCCGCCGCAACGTCTCCTCCAGCCTGGACTTCCTGCTGTCCGGGCGCAGCCTGCCCGCCTGGGTCACCGGTCTCGCGTTCGTCTCCGCGAACCTGGGCGCCACCGAGCTCCTGGGCCAGGCCGCCAACGGCGCGCAGTTCGGCGAGCAGGCGTTCCACTACTACTGGATCGGCGCCATCCCCGCGATGGTGTTCCTCGCGCTGGTGATGATGCCGTTCTACTACGGCTCGAAGGTGCGGTCGGTCCCGGAGTTCCTCGGCCGCCGCTTCGACGCCAAGACCCAGCGCCTGCAGGGCCTGCTGTTCGCCATCGCCTCGGTCCTGCTGGCCGGGGTGAACCTCTACGCGATGGCCATCGTCGTCAACGCCCTGCTGGGCTGGCCGACCTGGCTCGCGATCGTCGTCGCCGGCGTCATCGTGCTGGCCTACACGTTCCTCGGCGGTCTCTCGGCCGCGATCTACAACGAGGTCCTGCAGTTCTTCGTCATCGTGGTGACGATGGTCCCGATCACGATCGTCGGCCTGCACCGCGTCGGCGGCTGGGACGGCCTGGTGGGCCGCCTCACCGACCAGGGCAGCGAGAACATGCTGCAGGCGTTCCCGGCCCAGGACCTCACCGGCATCGGCAGCGCCATCGGCTCCACGTTCGGGGTCGTCCTCGGCCTGGGGTTCGTCACGAGCTTCGGCTACTGGACGACGAACTTCACCGAGGTGCAGCGGGCGTTCTCGGCCCGCAACGCGGCCGCGGCCCAGCGGACCCCGCTCATCGCGGCGATCCCGAAGGTCCTCATCGCGCTGGTCATCATCATCCCCGGCATGATCGCCGCGGTCCTCATCCCGGGCATCGAGAGCCTGAAGAAGGGCCTGCCCAGCGACGTCACCTACAACGACGCCGTCCCGCTGCTGCTGCGGGAACTGCTGCCGAACGGTTTCCTCGGGGTGGCCCTCGCCGGTCTGCTCGCGGCGTTCATGGCCGGCATGGCCGCCAACGTGAGCTCGTTCAACACCGTTTTCACCTACGACCTGTGGCAGGACTGGCTGCGCCCGGGCCGCGACGACCGGTACTACCTGAACGTGGGCCGCACGGTCACCGTCGTGGGGACGGTGCTGGCGATCGGCACCGCCTTCATCGCCGCGGGTTTCACGAACATCATGGACTACATCCAGACGCTGTTCTCGTTCTTCAACGTCCCGCTGTTCGCGGTGTTCGCGTTCGGCCTGTTCTGGAAGAAGCTCACCGGGACGGGCGGCTTCTGGGGCCTGCTGTCGGGGACGCTCAGCGCGGTCCTCGTCTTCGTGCTGAACCAGGTGGGTGTCCTCGACCTGTCCGGTCAGGGTTCCAGCTTCCTCGGCGGCGGGGTCGCGACCGTCGTGGCCGTCCTCGTCGGCTGGCTGATCTCCCGCGCCGGGACGCCCAAGCCGGAGGCGGACCTGGCGGGGCTGGTCTGGTCCCTCACCCCCGCCTCGGTGCGGGCCGTGCCGCGCGAGGCCGGCTGGTACCGCTCCCCCACGGTCCTCAGCGTGATCGTGCTGGTGCTGGCCGTCGGCGGGTACGTGCTCTTCGCGATCGTCTGA
- a CDS encoding esterase/lipase family protein → MIPRRTTPGARPGGLRLRVRAADYAWIVTAQVRAWLAPPDPARWLSGPGTPVLLLPGVWESWSVLRGLGDALHAAGHPVHVVPGLGTNSADLDVGAAAVRDRLVELDLRGVVVVAHSKGGLIAKTALALPEVDARVRGVVAVATPFAGSRHAAWFPARAVRRMSPRALRELVADVRSHPRIVALRPRFDPHVPRAEGAPGLAGAVEVELPLDGHFAPLGNPVLHEAVVRAVAGLGGAPPGGS, encoded by the coding sequence GTGATCCCCCGCCGCACCACCCCCGGCGCCCGCCCGGGCGGGCTGCGGCTGCGGGTGCGCGCCGCGGACTACGCCTGGATCGTCACCGCCCAGGTCCGGGCGTGGCTGGCTCCCCCCGACCCCGCGCGCTGGCTCAGTGGCCCCGGCACCCCGGTCCTGCTGCTCCCGGGCGTCTGGGAGTCGTGGTCGGTGCTGCGCGGGCTCGGCGACGCCCTGCACGCCGCCGGCCACCCCGTCCACGTCGTCCCCGGCCTGGGCACCAACTCCGCCGACCTGGACGTCGGGGCCGCGGCGGTGCGCGACCGCCTCGTGGAGCTCGACCTGCGGGGGGTCGTCGTCGTCGCCCACTCCAAGGGCGGCCTCATCGCCAAGACCGCCCTGGCCCTGCCCGAGGTCGACGCGCGGGTGCGGGGGGTGGTCGCGGTGGCGACGCCGTTCGCGGGGTCCCGCCACGCCGCCTGGTTCCCGGCCCGCGCGGTGCGCCGGATGTCCCCGCGCGCCCTGCGGGAGCTGGTGGCCGACGTGCGGTCCCACCCGCGGATCGTGGCGCTGCGCCCGCGCTTCGACCCGCACGTCCCCCGCGCGGAGGGGGCCCCGGGCCTCGCGGGGGCCGTCGAGGTCGAGCTCCCCCTCGACGGGCACTTCGCCCCCCTCGGGAACCCCGTGCTGCACGAGGCGGTCGTGCGGGCCGTGGCCGGTCTCGGCGGCGCCCCGCCCGGCGGGTCCTGA
- a CDS encoding ABC transporter ATP-binding protein — protein MIELLGVRKDHSAEVSIGPVDLRIPAGGVTALVGPNGAGKSTLLTLVGRLLGADAGAVVVGGHDVSRTPSAELAKVVSILRQENHFVTRLTVRQLVAFGRYPHSRGRLTRADEEVVSRSIDFLDLGELEHRYLDQLSGGQRQRAYVAMVLSQETEYLLLDEPLNNLDVKHSVQMMKHLRRAADELGRTVVVVLHDINFAGRYADRICAVKDGRVVEFGTPAEILTGDVLTRVFDTPVTCLEGPHGPIAVYH, from the coding sequence GTGATCGAACTCCTGGGCGTGCGGAAGGACCACTCCGCCGAGGTGTCCATCGGGCCCGTCGACCTGCGCATCCCCGCCGGCGGCGTCACCGCGCTCGTCGGCCCGAACGGCGCCGGCAAGTCCACGCTGCTGACGCTGGTGGGGCGGCTGCTGGGCGCGGACGCCGGCGCCGTCGTGGTCGGGGGCCACGACGTCAGCCGCACCCCCTCCGCGGAACTGGCGAAGGTCGTCTCCATCCTCCGCCAGGAGAACCACTTCGTCACCCGGCTGACGGTCCGCCAGCTCGTCGCGTTCGGCCGCTACCCGCACTCGCGGGGCCGGCTCACCCGCGCCGACGAGGAGGTGGTCTCCCGCTCCATCGACTTCCTCGACCTCGGGGAGCTGGAGCACCGCTACCTCGACCAGCTGTCCGGGGGCCAGCGCCAGCGCGCCTACGTCGCGATGGTGCTCAGCCAGGAGACGGAGTACCTGCTGCTGGACGAGCCGCTGAACAACCTCGACGTGAAGCACTCGGTGCAGATGATGAAGCACCTGCGCCGGGCCGCGGACGAACTGGGCCGCACCGTGGTCGTCGTCCTGCACGACATCAACTTCGCCGGCCGCTACGCGGACCGGATCTGCGCGGTGAAGGACGGTCGCGTCGTGGAGTTCGGGACCCCCGCCGAGATCCTCACCGGCGACGTCCTCACCCGGGTCTTCGACACCCCCGTCACCTGCCTGGAGGGCCCCCACGGCCCCATCGCCGTCTACCACTGA